One segment of Plasmodium vivax chromosome 14, whole genome shotgun sequence DNA contains the following:
- a CDS encoding hypothetical protein, conserved (encoded by transcript PVX_123980A), whose protein sequence is MEIDVQYLIRALAYFTKNDDGELCEEDVNAIFNKILSQNLSHESVRELIKNVKESIQWNSPNYVENFVLTPPILHILINRQLKKHDLQTIFKDLFSCIEANGKIGKTELGKFIDLCKRNATTDDSSLSLSKFNFGVANSGEAVDYNTFLGLMEKYLKRA, encoded by the coding sequence ATGGAAATCGACGTGCAGTACCTGATTCGCGCACTCGCgtatttcacaaaaaatgacGACGGGGAGCTGTGCGAAGAGGACGTTAACgcaatttttaacaaaatccTTTCGCAAAACTTGAGCCATGAAAGTGTGCGtgagttaataaaaaatgtgaaagaaaGCATACAGTGGAATAGCCCCAATTACGTGGAGAATTTCGTGCTGAcaccccccattttgcatatacTCATAAACAGACAATTAAAGAAGCATGATTTGCAGACCATTTTTAAGGACCTGTTCAGCTGCATCGAGGCCAacggaaaaattggaaaaactGAGTTAGGCAAGTTCATAGACCTGTGCAAAAGAAACGCCACCACAGACGACTCATCATTGAGCTTGAGTAAATTCAATTTCGGCGTGGCCAATTCGGGCGAGGCCGTCGACTACAACACGTTTCTCGGTTTGATGGAGAAGTACTTGAAAAGGGCCTGA